One window of the Larus michahellis chromosome 26, bLarMic1.1, whole genome shotgun sequence genome contains the following:
- the LOC141734949 gene encoding histone H3.3A → MARTKQTARKSTGGKAPRKQLATKAARKSAPSTGGVKKPHRYRPGTVALREIRRYQKSTELLIRKLPFQRLVREIAQDFKTDLRFQSAAIGALQEASEAYLVGLFEDTNLCAIHAKRVTIMPKDIQLARRIRGERA, encoded by the exons ATGGCCCGTACCAAGCAGACGGCTCGGAAATCCACCGGCGGGAAGGCGCCGAGGAAGCAGCTGGCCACCAAGGCCGCCAGGAAGAGCGCGCCTTCCACAGGGGGTGTCAAGAAGCCCCATCGCTACAG GCCCGGCACGGTGGCCCTCCGGGAGATCCGCCGTTACCAGAAATCCACGGAACTGCTGATCCGCAAACTGCCCTTCCAACGCCTGGTCCGGGAGATCGCCCAGGACTTCAAAACCGACCTCCGCTTCCAGAGCGCCGCCATCGGGGCGCTGCAG GAAGCCAGCGAAGCCTACCTGGTGGGCCTCTTCGAGGACACCAACCTCTGCGCCATCCACGCCAAGAGGGTGACCATCATGCCCAAGGACATCCAGCTGGCGCGGCGCATCCGCGGCGAACGGGCTTAG
- the SELENOW gene encoding selenoprotein W, translating into MAAPLRVSVLYCGAUGYSPKYQQLKQQLERRFPGMLEVSGQGTREVTGWFEVTVGGRLVHSKKNGDGFVDTDAKLQKIVAAIKALLA; encoded by the exons ATGGCCGCCCCGTTGCGCGTCTCCGTGCTCTactg tgGAGCCTGAGGCTACAGCCCCAAG TACCAGCAGCtcaagcagcagctggagcggcgcttcccagggatgctggaggtg agcggCCAGGGGACGCGGGAGGTGACAGGATGGTTTGAAGTGACAGTGGGCGGGCGCCTGGTCCACTCCAAGAAg aacggTGATGGCTTCGTGGACACCGATGCCAAACTCCAAAAGATCGTGGCCGCCATCAAAGCCCTCCTGGCATAG
- the LOC141734923 gene encoding LOW QUALITY PROTEIN: gap junction delta-2 protein-like (The sequence of the model RefSeq protein was modified relative to this genomic sequence to represent the inferred CDS: inserted 2 bases in 1 codon; deleted 4 bases in 3 codons), whose protein sequence is MPLGPGRTKFSASDPRVQVQDPRVQPTPLGPGRTKSSGSNPRPRVQVVAPPSPAISPSPRAGSLLTVVVIFRILIVAIVGETVSEDEQTMFMCNTLQPGCNQACYDKAFPISHIRYWVFQIILVCTPSLCFITYSVHQSAKQRERRYSFLYPLLENRDAKKPKALNGAPAPGPEAGGCKEEPDALETKELPGPPQRPPRASKTKRQEGISRFYVIQVVFRNALEIGFLAGQYFLYGFNVPAIFECDRYPCVKEVECYVSRPTEKTVFLVFMFAVSGVCVLLNLAELNHLGWRKVKPPSAGXAGGRKSLVEIRKKDFPPPQPPPPPPPPALGRTQSSESRLRLNGPVWAPPQPPPSPVLKCPLSSCPPPQPQNRHKGSRWPSTASRHGASRGGGGEQSAPPPDSLWAGEVGCIYLEGG, encoded by the exons ATGCCCCTGGGTCCAGGTAGGACCAAGTTCTCCGCGTCCGACCCACGTGTCCAGGTCCAG GACCCACGTGTCCAACCCACGCCCCTGGGTCCAGGTAGGACCAAGTCCTCCGGGTCCAACCCACGTCCTCGGGTCCAGGTGGTggcgcccccctcccccgccatctctccctcccctcgAGCAGGATCCCTGCTGACGGTGGTGGTCATCTTCCGCATCCTCATCGTGGCCATCGTGGGGGAGACGGTG AGCGAGGACGAGCAGACCATGTTCATGTGCAACACCCTGCAGCCGGGCTGCAACCAGGCCTGCTACGACAAGgccttccccatctcccacaTCCGCTACTGGGTCTTCCAGATCATCCTGGtctgcacccccagcctctgCTTCATCACCTACTCCGTCCACCAGTCGGCCAAGCAGCGGGAACGCCGCTATTCCTTCCTCTACCCGCTCTTGGAAAACCGCGAcgccaaaaaacccaaagccctcaACGGGGCGCCGGCGCCCGGCCCCGAGGCGGGGGGTTGCAAGGAGGAACCCGACGCTTTGGAAACCAAAGAGCTGCCGGGACCCCCCCaacgc ccgccccgcgcttcCAAAACCAAACGCCAAGAAGGCATTTCCCGCTTTTACGTCATCCAGGTGGTTTTCCGTAACGCTCTGGAGATCGGTTTTTTAGCCGGCCAGTATTTCCTTTACGGTTTCAACGTGCCAGCCATTTTCGAGTGCGACCGGTACCCCTGCGTCAAGGAGGTGGAGTGTTACGTCTCCCGCCCCACGGAAAAAACCGTCTTCCTGGTCTTCATGTTCGCCGTCAGCGGCGTCTGCGTCCTCCTCAACCTGGCCGAGCTCAACCACCTGGGCTGGCGCAAGGTCAAGCCGCCGTCCGCGGG CGCAGGCGGGCGCAAATCCCTGGTGGAAATCCGAAAAAaggacttc ccccccccccagcccccgccgcccccgccgccccccgccctgggccGCACGCAGTCCAGCGAGTCCCGCCTACGTCTGAACGGCCCTGTGtgggcccccccccaaccccccccaagtCCCGTCCTCAAATGTCCCTtgtcgtcgtgtccccccccccaaccccagaaTCGCCACAAGGGCTCGCGGTGGCCGTCGACCGCGTCACGACATGGTGCaagtcgcgggggggggggggaacaatctgcccccccccccgacagcctctgggctggggaggtggggtgtATTTATTTGGAGGGGGGGTAA